A single region of the Corallococcus caeni genome encodes:
- a CDS encoding sigma-54-dependent transcriptional regulator → MKPGARILIVDDDPGVLRAVRGLLQDGGFSPVEARSTAEAQRLLEAPDAPPALMLLDLRMPGETGLELLARLPKPLPVPVVVLSGEASPSEAVQALKLGATDFVEKPPSPERLLTALHNALALGALREERERLLDALAQPGNLVGESPAMESLRQLIARVGPSDTAVLITGETGTGKERVAQALHKASGRKGRLVAVNCAAIPATLLESELFGHERGAFSGAVARRAGRFEQAQGGTLFLDELGDMPLELQAKLLRVLETRQVERLGGTLPVSVDVRILAATHQDLGRAVKDGRFRQDLFFRLNVLPLHLPPLRERPEDLLPLARVFAAELAGPRTPLVLAPGAEAALRAYPWPGNVRELRNVIERLNLLRGDGPLELGPDAVAAPTAAAPAPRRTLGDKSYREHVEDFERDLIRAALREGASIAGAARLLQVDRGNLYRRIKALDLPIDS, encoded by the coding sequence ATGAAGCCCGGAGCCCGCATCCTCATCGTCGACGACGACCCCGGCGTCCTCCGGGCCGTGCGTGGACTGCTGCAAGACGGAGGCTTCTCTCCCGTGGAGGCCCGCTCCACGGCGGAGGCGCAGCGCCTGCTCGAAGCGCCGGACGCGCCGCCCGCGCTGATGCTGCTGGACCTGCGCATGCCGGGCGAGACGGGCCTGGAGCTGCTGGCGCGTCTGCCCAAGCCACTGCCCGTGCCGGTGGTGGTCCTGTCCGGAGAGGCCTCCCCTTCCGAAGCGGTGCAGGCCTTGAAGCTGGGGGCCACGGACTTCGTGGAGAAGCCCCCCTCCCCCGAGCGGCTCCTCACGGCGCTGCACAACGCGCTGGCGCTGGGAGCGCTGCGCGAGGAGCGGGAGCGCCTGCTGGACGCGCTGGCCCAGCCGGGGAACCTGGTGGGCGAAAGCCCGGCCATGGAGTCGCTGCGCCAGCTCATCGCGCGCGTGGGCCCCAGCGACACGGCGGTGCTCATCACCGGCGAGACGGGCACCGGCAAGGAGCGCGTGGCGCAGGCGCTGCACAAGGCCTCCGGGCGCAAGGGCCGGCTGGTGGCGGTCAACTGCGCGGCCATTCCCGCGACGCTGCTGGAGAGCGAGCTGTTCGGCCACGAGCGAGGCGCCTTCTCCGGCGCGGTCGCCCGGCGCGCGGGCCGCTTCGAGCAGGCCCAGGGCGGCACGCTGTTCCTGGACGAGTTGGGAGACATGCCGCTGGAGCTCCAGGCCAAGCTGCTGCGCGTGCTGGAGACGCGTCAGGTGGAGCGGCTGGGCGGCACGCTGCCGGTGTCCGTGGACGTGCGCATCCTGGCGGCGACGCACCAGGACCTGGGCCGCGCGGTGAAGGACGGCCGCTTCCGGCAGGACCTCTTCTTCCGGCTCAACGTGCTGCCGCTGCACCTGCCGCCGCTGCGCGAGCGCCCCGAGGACCTGCTGCCCCTCGCGCGAGTCTTCGCCGCGGAGCTCGCGGGGCCCCGCACGCCGCTCGTGCTCGCGCCGGGAGCGGAGGCCGCGCTCCGCGCCTATCCGTGGCCCGGCAACGTGCGCGAGCTGCGCAACGTCATCGAACGGCTGAACCTGCTCCGGGGCGACGGTCCCCTGGAGCTGGGTCCGGACGCGGTGGCGGCACCGACGGCCGCCGCGCCCGCACCGCGCAGGACCCTGGGGGACAAGAGCTACCGCGAGCACGTGGAGGACTTCGAGCGGGACCTCATCCGCGCCGCGCTCCGCGAAGGAGCGAGCATCGCCGGGGCCGCGCGCCTCCTCCAGGTGGACCGGGGCAACCTCTACCGGCGCATCAAGGCCCTGGACCTGCCCATCGACTCCTGA
- a CDS encoding sensor histidine kinase yields the protein MRRAPPMDPPPPPFRFRRRLLAVMLLAGLIPLALLGALAQGVLERVLSISIAPVEGVLDGVSDELTRRGLPPDALDEARLNLAQAELARRALVRRVPVFIVGVGAIAAVVLAVSAVLLGRVLTRPMATLLEGMRAYSRGDLSVRLPVPEPARDELQFLLGQFNRMGQELLDQREHLKAAEQIAAWQDVARALAHELKNPLTAMRLSLARLSPRDASTPPDPTRLAEAVALLQEEVDLLMRMTQSFSTFARLPAPRFQDVALRPLLAEVCALYAGNSPVPVVLDPGEEVSLRADPDGLRRLFGNLVKNATEASPPGAPPVHVALHAAEDGRVHVTVSDGGSGVPEVLEGPVLTRGLFSTKPGGSGLGLPIAQKIAHEHGGSLRLEPGPQGGTRAQVVLPRVPSSDVAQVAA from the coding sequence ATGCGCCGTGCACCGCCGATGGACCCACCGCCGCCTCCGTTCCGCTTCCGCCGGCGCCTGCTGGCGGTGATGCTGCTCGCGGGCCTCATCCCGCTGGCGTTGCTGGGGGCGCTCGCCCAGGGCGTGCTGGAGCGCGTGCTCTCCATTTCCATCGCTCCCGTGGAGGGCGTGCTGGACGGCGTGTCCGACGAGCTGACCCGCCGGGGGTTGCCCCCGGATGCGCTCGACGAGGCCCGGCTGAACCTGGCGCAGGCGGAGCTGGCGCGGCGGGCCCTGGTGCGCCGCGTGCCCGTGTTCATCGTGGGCGTGGGCGCCATCGCCGCCGTCGTGCTGGCCGTGTCCGCGGTGCTCCTGGGCCGCGTCCTCACGCGTCCCATGGCCACGCTCCTGGAAGGCATGCGGGCCTACTCGCGCGGAGACCTGTCGGTCCGCCTGCCCGTCCCCGAACCCGCGCGCGACGAGCTCCAGTTCCTCCTGGGCCAGTTCAACCGCATGGGGCAGGAGCTGCTGGACCAGCGCGAGCACCTCAAGGCCGCCGAGCAGATCGCCGCGTGGCAGGACGTGGCGCGGGCGCTCGCCCATGAGCTGAAAAATCCCCTGACGGCAATGAGGCTCTCGCTCGCGCGTCTGTCTCCGCGGGATGCCAGCACCCCGCCCGACCCGACGCGCCTCGCCGAAGCGGTGGCGCTCCTCCAGGAGGAGGTGGACCTGCTCATGCGCATGACCCAGAGCTTCTCCACCTTCGCGCGCCTGCCTGCCCCCCGCTTCCAGGACGTGGCGCTGCGTCCCCTGCTCGCGGAGGTGTGCGCGCTGTACGCGGGCAACTCCCCGGTGCCCGTGGTGCTGGACCCGGGCGAGGAGGTGTCGCTGCGCGCGGACCCCGACGGACTGCGCCGCCTCTTCGGCAACTTGGTGAAGAACGCCACCGAGGCCTCTCCACCCGGCGCCCCGCCCGTCCACGTGGCGCTGCACGCAGCGGAGGACGGCCGCGTGCACGTCACCGTGAGCGACGGCGGCAGCGGCGTCCCTGAAGTGCTGGAGGGGCCCGTCCTCACGCGGGGGCTGTTCAGCACCAAGCCCGGAGGCAGCGGGCTGGGCCTGCCCATCGCGCAGAAGATCGCCCACGAGCACGGCGGCAGCCTGCGCCTGGAGCCGGGCCCCCAGGGTGGCACGCGAGCCCAGGTGGTGCTGCCGCGAGTCCCCTCCTCCGACGTCGCCCAGGTGGCCGCATGA
- a CDS encoding serine hydrolase domain-containing protein, with translation MRKSWRSFALAVVFWGVALPARAHDSLRERIDAYVRTEQKRLGVPGLAVGVVSHGRVVLAKGYGSANLEHQVPVGTDTLFQSGSLGKMFTATALMLQVEAGRVSLSDSVTKYFPDAPATWKPITVRHLLTHTSGVQDLEGQLDERKDYTDQQFAEFIYALPLDFPAGLRWRYSNSGYVLLGILVNRVAGMTYQEVLGRQVFKPAGMKTARGISEADVIPNRAAGYQWVGGVVKNQQWVSQSLNTTGDGALYFSLKDMLAWEEAVSERAILTRDSWREMLSPAKLNSGATYPYGFGWEVLERNGQPLHQHTGAWQGFRTAYSRFLGDELSIVVLANLDRANPSQFVEGIAAIVNPALAVPPLKPIPDTEPQVTAMLTALLEKTRQGAWEPSMFAYVPDGYVAKAGPHFEALLQELGPAGPLVLAKREAKGDDRIYTYLVQFGAATWRYRVGLTADDRVTLFTLQAN, from the coding sequence ATGCGCAAATCCTGGAGGTCGTTCGCGTTGGCCGTTGTCTTCTGGGGGGTGGCCCTTCCCGCGCGGGCCCATGACTCGCTGCGCGAGCGCATCGACGCGTACGTGCGCACGGAGCAGAAGCGGCTGGGCGTGCCGGGGCTCGCCGTGGGTGTGGTGAGCCATGGACGGGTGGTGCTGGCGAAGGGCTATGGCTCCGCGAACCTGGAGCACCAGGTCCCGGTGGGGACGGACACGCTCTTCCAGTCAGGTTCGCTGGGGAAGATGTTCACGGCGACGGCGCTGATGCTCCAGGTGGAGGCGGGGCGCGTGTCGCTGTCGGACAGCGTGACGAAGTACTTCCCGGATGCGCCCGCGACGTGGAAGCCCATCACGGTGCGCCACCTGCTGACGCACACGTCCGGCGTCCAGGACCTGGAGGGGCAGCTCGACGAGCGCAAGGACTACACGGATCAGCAGTTCGCGGAGTTCATCTACGCGCTGCCGTTGGATTTCCCGGCGGGGCTGCGGTGGCGCTACAGCAACTCCGGCTACGTGCTGCTGGGCATCCTGGTGAACCGCGTCGCGGGCATGACGTATCAGGAGGTGCTGGGGCGTCAGGTCTTCAAGCCCGCGGGCATGAAGACGGCGCGCGGTATCAGCGAGGCGGACGTCATCCCGAACCGCGCGGCGGGCTATCAGTGGGTGGGCGGCGTGGTGAAGAACCAGCAGTGGGTGTCGCAGTCGTTGAACACGACGGGGGACGGGGCGCTCTACTTCTCGCTGAAGGACATGTTGGCCTGGGAGGAGGCGGTGTCGGAGCGCGCCATCCTGACGCGGGACAGCTGGCGGGAGATGTTGTCGCCGGCGAAGTTGAACAGCGGTGCGACGTATCCGTACGGCTTCGGGTGGGAGGTGCTGGAGCGCAACGGCCAGCCGCTGCATCAGCACACGGGAGCGTGGCAGGGGTTCCGGACGGCCTATTCGCGCTTCCTGGGGGACGAGCTGTCCATCGTGGTGCTGGCGAACCTGGACCGGGCGAACCCGTCGCAGTTCGTGGAGGGCATCGCGGCCATCGTGAATCCGGCGCTCGCCGTGCCGCCGCTCAAGCCCATTCCGGATACGGAGCCGCAGGTGACGGCGATGCTCACGGCGCTGCTGGAGAAGACACGGCAGGGCGCGTGGGAGCCGTCCATGTTCGCCTACGTTCCGGACGGGTACGTGGCGAAAGCCGGTCCCCACTTCGAGGCCTTGTTGCAGGAGCTGGGGCCCGCGGGGCCGCTGGTGCTGGCGAAGCGTGAGGCGAAAGGCGACGACCGCATCTACACGTACCTGGTGCAGTTCGGCGCCGCGACCTGGCGCTACCGGGTGGGGCTGACCGCTGATGACCGGGTGACCTTGTTCACCCTCCAGGCGAACTGA
- a CDS encoding DUF4062 domain-containing protein yields MHRKLQIFISSTYVDLIDERQAAVDAVLKSGHIPAGMELFAAGSKSQMETIKRWIDESDIYMLILGSRYGSIEPQSAKSYTHMEYEYALSMKKPLFAVVLSEAAIDKKVQVLGRRVVEMENPKDLKDFRSQVLSRVCRIVEDSRDIKLAIHESISELARRHTFRGWVSGEKVEGLEESLRKVEELQKENNELRRKLNRREPSSARSHVESTGGGLDRDRLERTLRSMRVSFILDGRTSERSVLSWFYFHREAFVRGVDNSPQASVETLFMYNSVAPALAIHGLVEDEKVAGVRWRRFRTTKVGNEFLAYLVASMSESTNPMLGVPPRPRITVEQMAVTSPGVAGPGGNQDAAKTSSKVGKKPKP; encoded by the coding sequence ATGCATCGGAAGCTCCAAATCTTCATTTCTTCGACCTATGTGGACTTGATCGACGAACGACAAGCCGCAGTCGATGCCGTACTGAAGTCAGGACACATTCCTGCAGGCATGGAGTTGTTTGCTGCCGGAAGTAAGAGCCAGATGGAGACCATCAAACGTTGGATTGATGAATCCGATATCTACATGCTTATTCTGGGGAGTCGGTATGGATCTATTGAGCCCCAGTCTGCAAAGAGCTATACGCATATGGAGTATGAGTATGCTTTGAGTATGAAGAAGCCGCTCTTTGCTGTTGTTTTGAGCGAGGCTGCTATTGATAAGAAAGTACAGGTGCTCGGGCGTCGAGTGGTTGAAATGGAGAATCCGAAGGATTTGAAGGATTTTCGTTCTCAGGTATTGAGCCGAGTTTGTCGAATCGTTGAGGACTCTCGCGACATAAAACTGGCTATCCATGAGAGTATTTCCGAACTCGCACGGCGGCATACTTTCAGGGGGTGGGTTTCCGGTGAAAAGGTGGAGGGGCTTGAAGAGTCGTTAAGAAAAGTAGAGGAGTTGCAAAAGGAAAATAATGAGCTGCGGAGAAAGCTGAACAGGAGAGAACCATCCTCCGCAAGATCACATGTTGAAAGTACAGGTGGAGGGCTGGATAGAGACAGACTGGAGCGAACTCTTCGCTCCATGAGGGTCTCCTTTATTCTTGATGGTAGGACTTCTGAACGCAGCGTGTTGTCATGGTTCTATTTCCATCGAGAGGCGTTTGTTCGAGGAGTTGATAATAGCCCTCAGGCCAGCGTGGAGACCTTGTTTATGTATAACAGTGTGGCGCCTGCTCTCGCGATACATGGTCTCGTGGAAGATGAAAAAGTTGCGGGAGTTCGGTGGCGCAGGTTCCGGACAACTAAGGTAGGAAATGAGTTTTTGGCCTACTTGGTTGCCTCTATGTCGGAGTCTACGAATCCTATGCTTGGAGTGCCGCCAAGGCCCAGAATTACGGTTGAGCAAATGGCTGTGACGTCGCCAGGTGTCGCTGGCCCCGGCGGCAATCAAGATGCTGCAAAAACAAGCTCGAAGGTTGGTAAGAAGCCAAAGCCCTGA
- a CDS encoding virulence RhuM family protein: MTDDASGSSGLILYQTEDGRTRIQCRFEGETLWLTQAQMAELFQTTPQNITLHLKDIFAEGELDEAATCKPYLQVRQEGTRQVTRNLRHYNLDAVLAVGFRVRSHRGTQFRQWAMDRLSEYLVKGFTLDDERLKNPPGPGQRDYFDELLERIREIRASERRFYQKVLDIYATSVDYDPRVETSQRFFATVQNKMHWAAHGHTAAEIIHERADATQPLMGMRSTRPGGIIRREDASVAKNYLTESELAVLLRIVSLYIEYAELQALDRKQMTMRDWITKLDEFMKISGRQLLTHAGSVSAEAAKAKAEQEYARYHALLDVKPRAVDAEFEKVARQLKKPTAPRRKRVKKS, from the coding sequence ATGACCGACGACGCCAGCGGCAGTTCCGGGCTCATCCTCTACCAGACCGAGGACGGGCGAACGCGCATCCAGTGCCGCTTCGAAGGTGAGACCCTCTGGCTGACCCAGGCGCAGATGGCGGAGCTGTTCCAGACGACTCCGCAGAACATCACCCTGCACCTGAAGGACATCTTCGCCGAGGGAGAGCTCGACGAGGCGGCAACTTGTAAGCCGTATTTACAAGTTCGCCAGGAGGGCACCCGCCAGGTCACACGCAACCTGCGCCATTACAACCTCGACGCCGTCCTTGCCGTTGGCTTCCGAGTGCGGAGCCACCGTGGCACGCAGTTCCGGCAGTGGGCCATGGACCGCCTCAGCGAGTACTTGGTGAAGGGCTTCACGCTGGACGACGAACGGCTGAAGAACCCGCCCGGTCCAGGTCAGCGCGACTATTTCGACGAACTCCTCGAACGCATCCGGGAGATCCGCGCATCCGAACGGCGGTTCTACCAGAAGGTTCTCGATATCTACGCAACCAGCGTTGACTACGACCCGCGGGTCGAAACCTCGCAGCGCTTCTTCGCCACGGTGCAGAACAAGATGCATTGGGCAGCGCATGGCCACACCGCAGCGGAGATCATTCACGAGCGCGCCGATGCCACCCAACCACTCATGGGCATGCGGAGCACGCGTCCCGGTGGAATCATTCGCAGGGAGGACGCCAGCGTCGCGAAGAATTACCTCACTGAGAGCGAACTCGCCGTCCTCCTTCGTATCGTGAGCCTGTACATCGAGTACGCCGAGCTTCAGGCCCTGGATCGCAAGCAGATGACGATGCGCGACTGGATCACGAAGCTCGACGAGTTCATGAAGATCTCCGGGCGCCAGCTTCTGACTCACGCCGGAAGCGTGTCCGCTGAGGCCGCCAAGGCGAAGGCCGAGCAGGAATACGCTCGCTATCACGCGTTGCTCGACGTCAAACCCCGCGCCGTCGATGCCGAATTCGAAAAGGTCGCCAGACAGCTCAAGAAGCCGACGGCTCCCAGACGCAAGCGGGTGAAGAAGTCATGA
- a CDS encoding MBOAT family O-acyltransferase: MLSHSLQYVVFVIAVFALYWAVHRHYWPRMLLLLTASLLVYVSFLQVPLSAFVGGMPVGELVVKLVPLFIFLGGVTVDHLLVKGMGRTERPGVRKTLVVLSIVSNLGLLAGFKYLELLRKTVASLLGPWGVEVRPEPFHLLLPVGLSFFVFQAISYTVDVYRGKASSEHSFVEHLLYMLFFPRVVSGPIVRASELMAHFREVPTLSSDDGNKALFRIAVGLVKKLVIADVLGSGIVDPVFGSPHAYSSAECAVAAVAYTLELYYDFSGYSDIAIGVASLFGFKFPENFARPYLAKNLFEFWNRWHMSLSSWLRDYLYIPLGGNRRSKPRVCFNLMMVMVLGGLWHGADWRFAVWGGVHGVALCAVRCWWWFKGKQQEPGPVRVAFGMLATFTLVVLTRVVFRAPDMAHAGEFYARMLAGIPGLANVGPLMWSMLAIAILAHALPMKLYDTAALAFLKLPAPARAVVLVLLGLGIRQLSTLETRPYVYLQF; encoded by the coding sequence GTGCTGTCCCACAGCCTCCAGTACGTCGTCTTCGTCATCGCGGTGTTCGCGCTCTACTGGGCGGTGCACCGGCACTACTGGCCGCGGATGCTGTTGCTGCTCACGGCCAGCCTGCTGGTCTACGTGTCATTCCTGCAGGTGCCGCTGTCCGCGTTCGTGGGCGGGATGCCCGTGGGCGAGCTGGTCGTGAAGCTGGTGCCGCTGTTCATCTTCCTTGGCGGCGTGACGGTGGATCACCTGCTGGTGAAGGGGATGGGGCGCACGGAACGGCCCGGCGTGCGCAAGACGCTGGTGGTGCTGTCCATCGTCTCCAACCTGGGGCTGCTGGCGGGCTTCAAGTACCTGGAGCTGTTGCGCAAGACGGTGGCGTCGCTGCTGGGACCGTGGGGCGTGGAGGTGCGGCCGGAGCCCTTCCATCTGTTGTTGCCGGTGGGCCTGTCGTTCTTCGTGTTCCAGGCCATCAGCTACACGGTGGACGTGTACCGGGGGAAGGCGAGCTCCGAGCACTCGTTCGTGGAGCACCTGCTCTACATGCTGTTCTTCCCGCGCGTGGTGAGCGGGCCGATTGTCCGCGCGTCGGAGCTGATGGCGCACTTCCGGGAAGTGCCCACGCTGTCATCGGATGACGGGAACAAGGCGCTGTTCCGCATCGCCGTGGGACTGGTGAAGAAGCTGGTCATCGCGGACGTGCTGGGCAGCGGCATCGTGGATCCGGTGTTCGGCAGTCCGCACGCGTACTCGTCGGCGGAGTGCGCGGTGGCGGCGGTCGCGTACACGCTGGAGCTGTACTACGACTTCTCGGGGTACTCGGACATCGCGATTGGCGTGGCGTCGCTGTTCGGCTTCAAGTTCCCGGAGAACTTCGCGCGGCCGTACCTGGCGAAGAACCTGTTCGAGTTCTGGAACCGCTGGCACATGAGCCTGTCGTCGTGGCTGCGGGACTACCTGTACATCCCGCTGGGCGGCAACCGGCGTTCGAAGCCGCGGGTGTGTTTCAACCTGATGATGGTGATGGTGCTGGGAGGCCTGTGGCACGGGGCGGACTGGCGCTTCGCGGTCTGGGGTGGCGTGCACGGCGTGGCGTTGTGCGCGGTGCGCTGCTGGTGGTGGTTCAAGGGCAAGCAGCAGGAGCCCGGCCCGGTGCGAGTGGCGTTCGGGATGCTGGCCACGTTCACGCTGGTGGTGTTGACGCGCGTGGTGTTCCGAGCGCCGGACATGGCGCACGCGGGTGAGTTCTACGCGCGGATGCTGGCGGGAATCCCGGGCCTGGCGAACGTGGGTCCGCTGATGTGGAGCATGCTGGCCATCGCGATCCTCGCGCACGCGCTCCCGATGAAGCTCTACGACACGGCGGCGCTCGCGTTCCTCAAGCTGCCCGCGCCCGCGAGGGCCGTGGTCCTGGTGCTCCTGGGCCTGGGGATTCGCCAGCTGTCCACGCTGGAGACCCGGCCGTACGTGTACCTGCAGTTCTGA
- a CDS encoding GDSL-type esterase/lipase family protein, producing the protein MSLKPTSTGWTLAFTVLLAVGVSLAPLPEKFRPLPSLRQEGSLGPKLAALVLPASLRGVKAPRPPADSMAPDAPPSALAEADTAVTDTDPQAGPQVGEAPAVPGIGLEELSAPTLANALELEALRERMGAKHVDIELNCRKTRADGSCEEDGLAPFMKALGDLRSDARRTPVRVVHLGDSLIASDYITDVVRDRLQERFGSGGPGFLYIHRLASAGRATRAGTASTDGWKMERLVDTHWPKDRVGWTGVAFSTSGPAQGTRYSVEGAREAELFFLAQPANGAVQVAVDGKNTQRIQTRAFGPKAEAAFARLKLPEGAKTLTLTASGKTELHGVSLESGTPGVVYDTVGLLGGMAEVYLRAQPQAFRAQLRHRKPSLVVLMVGGNEAFFLSRERTTLDEVRSQMKELVSRVRTSVPDAACLVMSPIDAGVRTMSGELVTRRHSAEVSEVFREEARAGGCAFYDTLAAMGGEGSALKWLESGLMLEDLVHPRVRGSNLLGHLFDLAMQRAFARTHPPRVPGTDTTGLQNATPALRRTFESLARRESGAKLRVGIAQLGASHTAAHYFSDKVRDVLTKRFGDAGRGFIAAGKPSTRLEAAHVTRTLDGEWTVEDAKSTAGGASGNVWGLTGIRAVGAPGASLGISFCDGCAEDKNRQGRLDLYALDAPGAAAPDIIVDGEAIAPEAPPPEPLTQPTVRIRSFPVTGVAHSVQVKVPEGGGSATVLGASLEYDTPGLVYDALGLPGATAFTARDMDASAMDAQLTARRPDLLVFWYGTNEAALPELDANGLRQDYAALIARMRKATGAECLLIGPTDRLAQDANGRWDEAPSLAKVLNTLPQVAKDAGCAYWSARAAMGGERSMQRWQRQPLPLGNADGVHLTPQGYAVLANAFVKDLMAAYESTKKGGEPTASAAGAP; encoded by the coding sequence TTGAGCCTCAAGCCCACATCCACCGGATGGACGCTGGCCTTCACCGTGCTGCTGGCGGTGGGGGTGTCCCTGGCGCCATTGCCGGAGAAGTTCCGCCCCCTCCCCAGCCTCCGTCAGGAAGGTTCGCTCGGGCCCAAGCTGGCGGCGCTCGTGCTGCCCGCGTCACTGCGCGGCGTGAAGGCCCCGCGTCCGCCCGCCGACAGCATGGCCCCGGACGCTCCGCCCTCCGCGCTCGCGGAAGCGGACACCGCCGTCACCGACACGGATCCGCAGGCGGGCCCGCAGGTGGGCGAAGCGCCCGCCGTGCCCGGCATCGGCCTGGAGGAGCTGAGCGCCCCCACGCTGGCGAACGCACTGGAGCTGGAAGCGCTGCGCGAGCGCATGGGCGCGAAGCACGTGGACATCGAGCTCAACTGTCGCAAGACGCGCGCGGACGGTTCGTGTGAAGAGGACGGCCTGGCGCCGTTCATGAAGGCGCTCGGGGACCTGCGCTCGGACGCGCGGCGCACGCCGGTGCGGGTGGTGCACCTGGGCGATTCGCTCATCGCCTCCGACTACATCACGGACGTGGTGCGCGACCGGCTCCAGGAGCGCTTCGGTTCGGGCGGTCCGGGCTTCCTCTACATCCACCGGCTGGCGAGCGCCGGCCGCGCCACGCGCGCGGGCACCGCGAGCACGGACGGATGGAAGATGGAGCGGCTGGTGGACACGCACTGGCCCAAGGACCGCGTGGGCTGGACGGGCGTGGCCTTCTCCACGAGCGGCCCCGCGCAGGGCACGCGCTACTCCGTGGAGGGCGCGCGCGAGGCGGAGCTGTTCTTCCTGGCCCAGCCGGCCAACGGCGCCGTGCAGGTGGCGGTGGACGGCAAGAACACGCAGCGCATCCAGACGCGCGCGTTCGGACCCAAGGCGGAGGCGGCGTTCGCGCGGCTGAAGCTCCCCGAGGGCGCGAAGACGCTGACACTCACCGCGAGCGGCAAGACGGAGCTGCACGGGGTCTCGCTGGAGTCCGGCACGCCGGGCGTCGTCTACGACACGGTGGGCCTCTTGGGCGGCATGGCGGAGGTGTACCTGCGCGCGCAGCCCCAGGCGTTCCGCGCGCAGCTCCGGCACCGCAAGCCGTCGCTGGTGGTGTTGATGGTGGGCGGCAACGAGGCGTTCTTCCTGTCGCGCGAGCGCACCACGCTGGACGAGGTCCGCTCGCAGATGAAGGAGCTGGTGTCGCGCGTGCGCACGTCGGTGCCGGACGCGGCGTGCCTCGTCATGTCGCCCATCGACGCGGGCGTGCGCACGATGAGCGGCGAGCTCGTCACGCGCCGGCACTCGGCGGAGGTGTCGGAGGTGTTCCGCGAGGAGGCGCGCGCGGGAGGCTGCGCCTTCTACGACACGCTGGCGGCGATGGGCGGCGAGGGCTCCGCGCTCAAGTGGCTGGAGTCCGGCCTGATGCTGGAGGACCTGGTGCACCCGCGCGTGCGCGGCTCCAACCTGCTGGGCCACCTGTTCGACCTGGCGATGCAGCGGGCCTTCGCGCGCACGCATCCGCCGCGCGTGCCGGGCACGGACACCACCGGCCTCCAGAACGCGACCCCGGCGCTGCGCCGCACGTTCGAGTCGCTGGCCCGCCGCGAGTCCGGCGCGAAGCTGCGCGTGGGCATCGCCCAGCTGGGCGCATCGCACACAGCGGCGCACTACTTCTCCGACAAGGTCCGCGACGTGCTGACGAAGCGCTTCGGCGACGCGGGCCGGGGCTTCATCGCCGCGGGCAAGCCGTCCACCCGGCTGGAGGCCGCGCACGTCACGCGCACGCTGGACGGCGAGTGGACGGTGGAGGACGCGAAGAGCACGGCCGGAGGCGCCTCCGGAAACGTCTGGGGGCTCACCGGCATCCGCGCGGTGGGAGCGCCCGGCGCGAGCCTGGGCATCTCCTTCTGTGACGGCTGCGCGGAGGACAAGAACCGCCAGGGCCGGCTGGACCTGTACGCGCTGGATGCGCCCGGGGCCGCGGCGCCGGACATCATCGTGGACGGAGAGGCAATCGCCCCCGAAGCGCCGCCGCCCGAGCCGCTCACGCAGCCCACGGTGCGGATCCGTTCGTTCCCGGTGACGGGCGTGGCGCACTCGGTCCAGGTGAAGGTCCCGGAGGGTGGCGGCAGCGCGACGGTGCTGGGCGCGTCGCTGGAGTACGACACGCCGGGGCTGGTGTACGACGCGCTGGGGTTGCCCGGCGCCACGGCCTTCACCGCGCGGGACATGGATGCGTCAGCGATGGATGCGCAGCTCACCGCGCGCCGGCCGGACCTGCTGGTGTTCTGGTACGGCACCAACGAGGCAGCGCTGCCGGAGCTGGACGCGAACGGGCTGCGCCAGGACTACGCGGCGCTGATCGCGCGCATGCGCAAGGCAACGGGCGCGGAGTGCCTGCTCATCGGGCCCACGGACCGGCTCGCGCAGGATGCGAACGGACGGTGGGACGAGGCGCCGTCCCTGGCGAAGGTCTTGAACACGTTGCCGCAGGTGGCGAAGGACGCGGGGTGCGCGTACTGGTCCGCGCGCGCGGCGATGGGCGGTGAGCGGTCCATGCAGCGCTGGCAGCGGCAGCCGTTGCCGCTGGGCAACGCGGACGGCGTGCACCTGACGCCGCAGGGGTATGCGGTGCTGGCGAACGCGTTCGTGAAGGACCTGATGGCGGCGTACGAGTCCACGAAGAAGGGCGGCGAGCCGACGGCCTCCGCCGCGGGAGCGCCCTGA